The Sulfoacidibacillus ferrooxidans nucleotide sequence CTACGCCCTGACTGAAAAATCTTTGCTCGCTCCATAAAACCACCTCCAATGATATATATCAAGTATACATCAATTAAGGAACGAATTAAACATGGAAACATTCTATCATTTAATACATTGTCTTCCTCAAGATTACGGCCCAATTGCGCAAGATTCCGAAAGTGTACACCACCGTATAATCATACAACAGGCGAGCGCTAATGACTCCTGAATTTGCGCCCCCGTAAATGCAAGAGGCGAGACAGATCGACTACGTTCTCAATAATCTTGCTTGGTTCGAATAAACTTCAATGCTGCATCATAAATCGGATCACGCTGTTCTATGTAATCTCTCTTCGTTTTCGCAACAGCCATGTCAGGCTTGATACCGATGCCTTCAAACGGAATCCCTCCCGGCAAGTAGCAACGTATGGACCCGATGGCGACCTGAATATCATCGTCAAATGAATACATGTAGGGCATTCCTGTTGAACCAGCGGTTTGCTCACCAATCACAACGGCCCTATCATTCATCTTCAATGCCATAGTAAAATCTTCGGCCGCTGAGTGTGTGTATCGGTCCGTCAGTACGATCACGTTTCCTTCGAATGCACCGGGTACCGGCATCTCCACATGTCTTACAAATTCTATATATGAACCATCTACCGCCAACTGACGGCATCCAGATGTCCCGTGTCGCTCGAACATCCAATCGGCGTGGCGGGAACGCTCTGTCCACCAGCGCCAAGGAACGTTAAGAAGTCTTTGCATCAAATAAATCGGTGTGACGCCGCCAGCGTTACCGCGAACGTCGACGATTATTGACGTCGAATTTTGGTACTGTTCGTAGAAATCGAGAGCACGTTCTTCGAATTGCGGTGCGTTAAAACTAGGAACAGAAATGTAGCCAGCGTCTAATTCCTTGATGAAGTGGCCTTGTGTTTCGAATGAATATCCTATAGGTAGCGTCGTACGGTCAATATAGACGAGTCTGGGTTCTCCCGAGGCATCCAATACAGTGACTTCTAAAATGTTTTCTTTAAGGAACCACGAAATTAACGTCTGAAACTCCGATTGCCGTGCAACTTCATTCTTCGCGCGAACATAAGGATTGGTGCGAGAAATCCAGGTCTCAATTGAATCGCCTTGAATGGTTTGAACCACATCACCCAAGCAAAGGTCTAGCGTATGGCTTTGGTGGACTACCCACTCGCCGTCAATCAAACGCATAGTAAACCCAATGGGTAAGATCGATCGGGACACCTTACGATCCGTGTACCTGCTATGCGCATTATTGAGTCTTGCTATGAACTCATGCATGATGAGGGCAAACTCGTATCTTCCTTCCGTTGCGATGGCGCGCTGAAGATATTCATAATAGACCTCATCCAACTGTCGGCTTTCGAATGTGGAATCTTCCCAGTGCGCAAAATATGTCGATATAGACGAGTATGTCTTTGAAATGATGAACACTCTCTTCTCTAACGACAGAATTTCATCTCTCACGAACCCCATGATAGCTTCACTCCTGCTCATGACTCTTGCTGAACATTCCGGCCCAATAGCGACACTACTGCTTTTCATTACTCATGCATACTTATGCAATAACGGATGTGCTTATAGGTTAGAAGACGATCTTCCGATCATAGATATTTTTGAATATACCACAGTATTCAATTGGAAGATATACCTTTTCCCATAAGCACTTTCATTTAAAAAAACCGCCTACCCAATGGTAGACGGTTTAATTCCGCTATTAATTAGTGGATCGATTCTGCTATTTTCTTAATATCCTCGTGGAATATCGGTCAGGTTTGTGATCTCTTCTGGCGATAGTTTTTTTACAAGCATACGTTGAATCAGTACGATTCGGGCTTGTTCAAGTCCTTTCTCACGGCCTGCTTTAATTCCCTCATCCTCAGCCTCTTGGATGATCTCTCTTAATATATTCGTTATTTTCAACGCCTCTTTCAATCGTTTTTCTTGTTCCTCCGTCATCATCCGACCACTAATCCAAAGCATCACAATCGTTGTCAGACTCTGTTCATGGGGATCAGGAATCGCTTGGATAAGTCGTAAAGTACGTTCAAACGCTTCCTCTTTCGTCATTCGCTCATACCGCATATGCAGAGCCAAGGCTAATCGCATCCGGTCTTGGTCGGTCCAATCGTCATGTCGATTGTGTTGTTCGATCTCATCCAACAATGACCACCATCGAAGTGGCTTAAAAATACATTTTCTACCTGATGCTGAATCGTGCATGCATCCATTTGTTCTGGTGCATCATTCACTCCAGAAGTATACAAAACAATGGTACAAATAGGTACAGTATAGGTTTTATGAAAGAAGCTATCGTAGCGCAATAAGCGATGCAGATTTGGTTCTTTGTTGGATTGGAATTCAAGGTGCAAGATGCGCTCATCATCCACTTCAAATACCACGTCTGCAAAACTTTGTTTTATGTCCATTTTGGTACATACGGTTGAGAGTGCTTGCACCACATGCACACCTTCCATTTCCAAGGTAGATAATGCATCATAAGGGGCGCGTGTAAGATTTTTCAGTAGGATATTTTGTGTATGATGTCTTTTTCCGATAGTTTCACCCAACCAAGTACAGTCTCCTTGGAAAAAGAGATGTACTTGGTTGGGTGTTTCAATTTGACACCTACATACGAACTAAGGTTGAATTTTTTCCTATATCATCACCTTGTGGATGAATTTATGGCATCCCCATTGGAGAAGAGACCCCTTAATTCACTGGCTATCGCTTCAACTT carries:
- a CDS encoding S41 family peptidase, translating into MGFVRDEILSLEKRVFIISKTYSSISTYFAHWEDSTFESRQLDEVYYEYLQRAIATEGRYEFALIMHEFIARLNNAHSRYTDRKVSRSILPIGFTMRLIDGEWVVHQSHTLDLCLGDVVQTIQGDSIETWISRTNPYVRAKNEVARQSEFQTLISWFLKENILEVTVLDASGEPRLVYIDRTTLPIGYSFETQGHFIKELDAGYISVPSFNAPQFEERALDFYEQYQNSTSIIVDVRGNAGGVTPIYLMQRLLNVPWRWWTERSRHADWMFERHGTSGCRQLAVDGSYIEFVRHVEMPVPGAFEGNVIVLTDRYTHSAAEDFTMALKMNDRAVVIGEQTAGSTGMPYMYSFDDDIQVAIGSIRCYLPGGIPFEGIGIKPDMAVAKTKRDYIEQRDPIYDAALKFIRTKQDY